A genome region from Maylandia zebra isolate NMK-2024a linkage group LG6, Mzebra_GT3a, whole genome shotgun sequence includes the following:
- the apbb2b gene encoding amyloid beta precursor protein binding family B member 2 isoform X4, whose translation MTERKNAKAMAGGSLHDRMQAGLDLPLQAEFPTPKTELVQKFQVLYLGMMPVARPIGMDILNGAIDSLIGSSSRDDWTPVALNVADATVTISKDEDEEDVLVECRVRFLSFMGVGRDVHTFAFIMDAGGHRFDCHIFWCEPNAGSVSEAVQAACMLRYQKCLVARPPSQKACGSLPPGDSVSRRVSTSVKRGVLSLIDTLKQKRPVTELPQ comes from the exons atgacagagagaaagaatgcCAAAGCGATGGCAGGAGGCTCCCTCCATGACAGGATGCAGGCAGGACTCGATCTCCCTTTACAAG CAGAGTTCCCCACACCAAAGACGGAGCTGGTTCAGAAGTTTCAGGTGCTCTATCTTGGGATGATGCCTGTGGCCAGACCGATAG GCATGGATATACTGAATGGAGCTATAGACAGTCTGATCGGTTCTTCCAGCAGAGACGACTGGACTCCGGTGGCCCTCAATGTAGCCGACGCTACGGTCACCATCAGCAAAGACGAG GATGAAGAGGATGTGCTGGTAGAGTGTCGTGTTCGCTTCCTGTCCTTCATGGGCGTTGGGCGTGACGTGCACACGTTTGCCTTCATCATGGACGCTGGCGGCCATCGTTTCGACTGTCACATCTTCTGGTGTGAGCCCAATGCTGGGAGCGTGTCTGAGGCCGTACAGGCAGCTTGTATG CTGCGGTATCAGAAGTGTTTGGTGGCTCGACCGCCCTCCCAGAAGGCCTGCGGTTCGTTGCCTCCCGGCGACTCGGTGTCCCGCCGAGTGTCGACCAGTGTGAAGCGAGGCGTCCTGTCTCTCATCGACACCCTCAAACAGAAGAGACCTGTCACAGAGTTGCCACAGTAA
- the apbb2b gene encoding amyloid beta precursor protein binding family B member 2 isoform X3, whose amino-acid sequence MMLGKDYMLAIVIVNYEDIWSEQSFQTDPDLPPGWKKITDMAGIYYWHIPTGTTQWERPATHPQPPGQMESTALGDHSASTPRKPSLGSLSPSPTPDHESCQAEIFFRGSTRSGSTTSDSSVEPLSTHEPTLPTCGFVNSCYFPRSTSLQGVDQECRSQRHEDEEKDLQAATVNPDPSLKEFEGATLRYASLKLRSRPAAEEEESSSINSDPEAKCFAVRSLGWVEMAEEDLAPGKSSVAVNNCIRQLSYCKNDIRDTVGIWGEGKDMYLMLENNMLNLVDPMDRSVLHSQPIASIRVWGVGRDNGRDFAYVARDKNTRILKCHVFRCDTPAKAIATSLHEICSRIMTERKNAKAMAGGSLHDRMQAGLDLPLQAEFPTPKTELVQKFQVLYLGMMPVARPIGMDILNGAIDSLIGSSSRDDWTPVALNVADATVTISKDEDEEDVLVECRVRFLSFMGVGRDVHTFAFIMDAGGHRFDCHIFWCEPNAGSVSEAVQAACMLRYQKCLVARPPSQKACGSLPPGDSVSRRVSTSVKRGVLSLIDTLKQKRPVTELPQ is encoded by the exons ATGATGCTGGGAAAAGACTACATGCTGGCCATTGTGATTGTCAATTACGAGG ATATTTGGAGCGAGCAGTCATTCCAGACAGACCCCGACCTGCCTCCAGGATGGAAAAAGATTACAGACATGGCTGGTATCTACTACTGGCACATTCCTACAGGCACCACTCAGTGGGAACGGCCCGCCACTCATCCACAACCCCCTGGACAGATGGAGTCCACGGCCCTGGGTGACCACTCAGCCTCAACACCACGTAAACCTTCCCTGGGCTCACTCAGCCCCTCACCCACTCCAGACCACGAG TCATGCCAGGCCGAGATCTTCTTCAGGGGGTCGACTCGCTCGGGCAGCACCACCTCTGACAGCTCAGTGGAGCCTCTGTCCACTCACGAGCCCACACTCCCCACATGTGGATTTGTGAACAGCTGTTACTTT CCGCGCTCCACGTCTCTGCAGGGTGTGGATCAAGAGTGTCGCTCTCAGCGTCACGAAGATGAGGAAAAG GATCTGCAGGCAGCCACAGTGAACCCGGACCCCAGTCTGAAAGAGTTTGAGGGTGCTACGCTTCGCTACGCGTCACTCAAGCTAAG GAGCCgtccagcagcagaagaagaagaatccaGCAGTATTAACAGTGACCCCGAGGCAAAG TGTTTCGCCGTGCGCTCTCTGGGTTGGGTGGAGATGGCCGAGGAGGACTTGGCTCCTGGAAAGAGCAGCGTCGCTGTTAACAACTGCATCCGACAGCTGTCCTACTGCAAGAACGACATCCGGGACACCGTTGGCATCTGGGGAGAG GGGAAGGACATGTACCTCATGCTGGAGAATAATATGTTGAACCTAGTCGACCCCATGGACCGCAGCGTGCTTCATTCTCAGCCAATCGCGAGCATCCGAGTTTGGGGCGTTGGCCGGGACAATGGCAG GGACTTTGCATATGTGGCGAGGGATAAAAACACCAGGATCCTGAAATGTCATGTGTTCCGCTGTGACACACCAGCCAAAGCCATCGCCACCAGCCTGCACGAGATCTGCTCCCGG ATaatgacagagagaaagaatgcCAAAGCGATGGCAGGAGGCTCCCTCCATGACAGGATGCAGGCAGGACTCGATCTCCCTTTACAAG CAGAGTTCCCCACACCAAAGACGGAGCTGGTTCAGAAGTTTCAGGTGCTCTATCTTGGGATGATGCCTGTGGCCAGACCGATAG GCATGGATATACTGAATGGAGCTATAGACAGTCTGATCGGTTCTTCCAGCAGAGACGACTGGACTCCGGTGGCCCTCAATGTAGCCGACGCTACGGTCACCATCAGCAAAGACGAG GATGAAGAGGATGTGCTGGTAGAGTGTCGTGTTCGCTTCCTGTCCTTCATGGGCGTTGGGCGTGACGTGCACACGTTTGCCTTCATCATGGACGCTGGCGGCCATCGTTTCGACTGTCACATCTTCTGGTGTGAGCCCAATGCTGGGAGCGTGTCTGAGGCCGTACAGGCAGCTTGTATG CTGCGGTATCAGAAGTGTTTGGTGGCTCGACCGCCCTCCCAGAAGGCCTGCGGTTCGTTGCCTCCCGGCGACTCGGTGTCCCGCCGAGTGTCGACCAGTGTGAAGCGAGGCGTCCTGTCTCTCATCGACACCCTCAAACAGAAGAGACCTGTCACAGAGTTGCCACAGTAA